A window of Ananas comosus cultivar F153 linkage group 11, ASM154086v1, whole genome shotgun sequence genomic DNA:
GCGAAACataatattacgtacagaaacaaaTAGAGTATTTTTCTTACGTATTTTCTCACCACACGTTAATAATCAAAAGCtcgttgaaattaatttttgagcTTTGTTgaaatcctaatttaaattgATCCACCAGGGTAGGATAATACTGTATTTAAAATGTTGTTAGGTAGTTATTGTTCCTgttccaaaaatttcaaatagaaTAAGACTTATACCAGATTCTGGTAAAGGATTAATGGAAGTAAGAATAAATACATGTTTATCTATTTTTACatgttatttttctcttattagggtatgtttggttgGCCGAAAGTGAATCATCGAAAGTGATACTTTTGAAAACTAACGTTTTATTAATTGTTTGGTGTGTGAAAGTAAATATGAAAATCACTTtataaaattgggccaataaaGTTAGTTATAATTAAATCTCGCTTTTCTTACTTCGGCGCAAAAAATTCAGAAGTTACCGAAGGTGAAAGGCTTAACTAAGAGATTATATTCggtcttaactttaatttttgaatttatttttaaagtggaatttcattttaattttgaattaaaatcatgacaacattctaaattttatttgtaaattcaaatttaacataatttttatattcgaatttgtgactttatatataaatttaaaatttaaaatctttatttttatttaaatttgaattctagaatttaaatttaaattttaatcaaattatttttaactaagaactttaatttgaactttgaattcaaattgttccaactataaattcaaagtATTGACtaaaatttgactttaaaattttaaatttttaagttgaaattcaaattcaaattcaaatttgctatttatatttaatttcaataataagtttcagtttaaatttttaattcaaattatgaattccaATATTCAGTTTAAATTACGAATAtcaccatcaaattttttttcacctgCACTGGGgacaaaaattgtattttagtcaaaatttcttttacttaagtttgatatattttatcttttatcaaTAAATAAGATACTCTATAATGAGCTTTTTCATAGTGGAACAGTTAATGCTAGGAAGAGTAGGACTGAAATACTATCGGTAATAAACAGCTTAGTTTACTAtagatttattttcgatgatagagttttcaaatcgatgatcaatACCATCGAACATAATCTAgactttttaaactatttagaaatcaaatttcataattttctgacttCACTAATTAAATGATCAAAGTGCcacaaattttgtaattttaatggccgataagATGTATTTGCTCATTTAACAATATAGTAAAGTCCAAATTAGCTGATTTttcattagaatttttttaaaagtatttaaaacaagatctaaacATTAATAGATCCTAAATACACaaattatatcatcacttttttaaaaaaatttacttgcGGCTCTTCATTTTATGTTTACTTGATAGAGAAGTGAAGAAtatcgaaaataaaataaaatttaatatttgaataatttaaaaatactaaatcatgtttaatgataccgatcatcgatttgaaaactctataataaaaaataaatcagtaATAAACTGAACTATTTACTACTGATAGTTATCTGGTCCTACTCACCTAAGAAATCAAGTTTTCGCAAacttttagaattttcttttttttgagagataggtagcacgttacccgcttcgtatggatcaactaaaattcgaacttaggtctcgggtaccaaccaccaagccttttgccacttgctttagagacagtcggtaaaattttaaaattttcaaaatagcATACGTACATAGATAAATTTACAGGGGTATATACGTAATTTCAAGTTAAGTTCTTTGACTCCGTACTAGCCGCCTGGGACTGAACCTCTTGACGATAAAAAGCCACAGGAAGGGCCAAAAGCCACCACCAATGTAATCGAaggagaaaagccaaaaataaaataaaacgataaaaataaatctaccTAACTAAGGATAATATGTAACGTTAATAAAAGAGGATaatgtaatttaattactaatatagGTGCTAACCAATTAGGTTTTAGGACAAACTATGACTACGATTTGACCAATGTATGGGTATTGTATTAATTCAACAACTTGGAAATAACATCACACACCCATTACGTGTCATGTTGCACCAAATTACCCAGCTAAAATTGTAGGACGTGtatttaattttggaaaaaatgtACAGAAACCTTCTggattttagctttttttttttttaacaatagacgcctgaacttttaattttaataattagactGTTTATACTTTCTCGGATAATTAAATAGGTCCCTCTCCTCAGTTGAAGTTGCTCATTATACAATCGTTTcgatcttttttattattattatcataagAATAGAAAAACAATAAAGTCGAACGTAGCTTCatcttatttttcaatttttatgtttaagtattaaaattagaagaaaataataattttttgtatattataaaGTCATATAGGATTAAATGCAAGGCATGCGATCAAAACAACTATGTAATTAAtgattttgattgaaaatttttttattaaaccatttgataaagtttataaaatttaaattaaagtctATGTGcaaaaaagttgcactttttttttttggataaaccACCCTTTATTTTGGGCTTCAAAAAAGTGTTTTTTTGGACAACCAGAGACGTAAGTGCAACAATTCCATGCTCATTTTTGTTGAAGCTCTCGAGGCCAGTTCCCTTGCTTCtgtatttttgtttatattcgTTATGAATAAAGCAGATAGCAAACCTAcctttctcttaatttttttttttttgttgaagctattttagaattatttttttctttttcattagtCAACGTTGAGATGATTATTATCTATGAAAATTGCCACTTAATaggatatatataatgtataaaaatatacattttatattaacaggacaaaaaaaaacactatagAAAATGAGTTTGTGTAGTGTTATATGAGAGGAGAAACTATGCATGCatcagccaaaaaaaaaagaaaaaaaagaaaaaaaaacttgtatAGCCATAACAATATTATTTATTCCTAAAGTTGATATCAATGTATTAATTTCTGCAAATTCTAAATCACTGCATTTTCTattgaatttaattaatattagtttACTCTCAAATGTTAATCAGTTTCTCTCTAAATAAAATTTctgtattttcaattttgtccattaaaatttctttaaaaaatgcattgaaaaaaataacaatgTAGGAGAGGGGTAAATGGGTAAtacaaaattactatttttgtaGGCAATCATGATAATATATTAAGTTTATAGAGATAAATATGTAATTATACcaaattcttttaaaataaaagaaaatttggtaCACTTTagtaactttttatattttataaagtaCTCTTGTGGAAAATTTCCTTTGTGGAATCGGATTCTGTTAAAGGGTCTAGTCATTGGACTATTTAgtgttaaataaatatatgtaattatCCGTGCCTAGTTCTATTAATGACATGATAAAATAACGCCCAAATATTTTAAgctaaaaaatgataaatttaagtttaatgcaatacaattaaaactaaattatttaaaatttctggTTACTTCACACTATATGTAAATACAAAACCAGATTTTCTAAATTGTTAATGAATCTTCCACTTGATATTTAGCCCGTTTCCCTTTCTTGCGGGGATTACTCCGTATTAAATCCACCAAGCATTCGAATTGACATGTGCATCCGTTGAACCAATGGCGCGCTAAATATTTAGCGATTTTGATAGcacatttaattcaaaaaatagacTTGACTAGCTGAGTGGTTGATTTATCACTCCATTAGTCTctgattatcaattttgtgttgaatatattttttttttgagaaaaagatagcatactatccgtttcattcattCAGAATGTGAATTAAGCAACATGGATGAGGCATCATGGCCTCTAGGATGACGGagacaaaaagataaaagatagGGAAACAGGTGTTGTGAGTAAAGTACAGCTGATACCTCTATACGGTCTACGAGTTCTAACTACAGATCTACAGATCAGCACTACTCCACTGAGCTAACAGATAACAGATAAATTCAGCCTCTTGGTCGAATCCAAACCTGATATGTTGATATGTTGAATGTGTTGATAACAGATAAATTCGGTCTCTTGGTCGAATCCAAACCTGATATCAGTAGTGCATAAATGTGAAAATATGAGAAAGCCTTGACTAAGAAAAGTAATAGGAATGTATGCAAgtctaaaagaaaaaattaaagaaaaaagaatctaAGACACTAATAAAGGGTAAAAGGATATAGAGATCTCCAACTGTATGTCATACGAAAATAGACCCTTTTGAGAGCCTTTTCTATTGGAACTTTttatcttttgattttttttttttttcagaattgaGTAATTGCAgctgaataaattaaaattttcacaaaattaattaatatttttaataaatttgaaaatttaaaattaatttaattaataatttgataatttaataaattgttaacttaattaactataaaaaaatttgcatacaaaaaaatttaaaaatgtcaccacaaaaaaaaaaatttaggcgTCCATTTAGAATATCCTATAGTTAAGGGGggtccatacatttttacccaaagattacccaaaaaaaaaaagaagaagaaaaagagaaagcaaaaaagaaaactccGTTCCAATTGTTAAAGGGTCAAATCGAAAATTgaaatatctcatattttatttccttttttttaaaaaatttataagagagggagagagagagagccgatGCAAGGGTTTTACGAAgcggagagagaaagagagagagagagagagagggagagagagagagagagacaaagcTCCCCTCCTCTTCTATCCGCCGATACTATTTAATCTCCCCCAACCCCCCTTTCTCCTCGACATTCGCCTCCGCATCATTCCCCCCTCTCTTCGTCGTCTTCCTCTTTCTCCCAAACCCTAATCCTCTCCACGCCGCCATCGCCCGCGCGCCCCTCGCGAGCTGCGACAAAGCTCTGCTGCTTCTCCCCCTCGCCGCTCACGCCTCCCTCGTGCCGCCTCTTCCGCGCGCAGCGcgtgctctctttctctctctcgaagCGAGCTCAGATtgaggagagggagggaggtggtgggggagggggggagagagagagagagagagagggggggaggaggaagatgaagtATGTGTTGGTGACGGGGGGAGTGGTGAGTGGATTGGGGAAGGGAGTCACGGCGAGTAGTATAGGCGTTGTTCTCAAAGCATGCGGGCTGCGGGTTACTTCGATAAAGATTGGTACTTGTTGTTGCTCTcctctgaattttttttttcttttcgcttGTAATGATCATCCAAGCGACGATTTATGGccacttctattttttttgtatcattAAGGCTGGATTTATATAGTGATTTATCTTGCTTTCATGCTGCCTACATTAAAAAAgagtgtttttgttttttgtggaTTTAGATTACTATGTTTGAGTATGTAGGGATAGTTTTAGGAAAGTGATGCGCTTTTTCTTCAGTTTTCGAATAATAAAACCAGTTTCAGAAGATTTGGAGGGTGTAAAATGTCTTTATACTTTttctgtttaatttttttttgcccaATCTGAAGTGgtcccttttttccttttcctttccagTTCTCCTCTGATGAAGAGGGCTTGATAGTGGCATAAATCTTCTTTTAGTCTTTATGCTTTGCTAGGGATCAGAGATTAGTGGTTAATTTATTCACAGTTTATTTTCCCTAATTAGGTGAGCCAAGTAGTTGGTAGAACTCGGATTTGTTTGCTTTTTTACTTGATTTTTGTTGCTTTATCAATTTTACTACGTGATATCAATAAGTTGTGCTTTCTGTTCTTTACGCAGATCCATATCTTAATACCGATGCTGGAACGATGTCTCCCTTTGAGCATGGGGAGGTGTTTGTTTTGGACGACGGTGGAGAGGTAAAGAATGCTTTTGAGCATGGGGAAGTGTCTGTTTTTTATCCTAATTGTTTTCTCAATCTAATAAATTTACAACCCAAATGCTCCAAGTAGCTACATAGACACATGAAACTCCACCTTGGACTCTATGGCACCTTTGTACAATGGCTGTAAACGCCTCATGAGTTCTTAGTTGTCCCAGAATGATTATTAGTTCTACATAAATTGCATAATTGCCATGCTGCCTTTTGATTAAACTTACAATATCTATCTTATTCCTAAGTGTTCTGGTTTGATTAGTTTCCTTCTGGTGCTATTTATACTTTGGAATTTATTCTTCAGCATTTCTGTGGCTTCTTTCCAGAGAACTTTTGAGCTTTTGCTTACTGCTTGTGACCATTTGATGCAGTGTTCTTGTTCGACTTATTTGACTTCGTATTATTTTGAAGGTCGACTTGGATCTTGGAAATTATGAACGGTTTCTAGATATCAAACTTACTCGAGATAACAATATCACCACTGGAAAGATCTACCAGGTGAGTTAGTTGATTCTAAAATGGGTATCTCTTTGACTTAATCTAATCCtgaaaatttttacaaaattagcaGAGTTGGAGACTGCCAAGTTATTTCGACAGTCGTTGATTGCCATTTCTTTGAAGGAGCCATTCATGAGAAGTTACTTTTAAAACCGTCCaatatcaaaaaattcaaaaaaaattatataaacctCCATATGCACTTACAAGTCTGCCTACGATAAAATAGTGGACGGTCTTCAGTATGCAATTGGTGCTTGAAGCACTTCAAGTAAGAACTTATTGTCGCTTATATGGACTGTTGATTGGCAATGTGCTTGATGAGAAACAGAATGGGCATCTCAAGTGGTATGATTGTCAATTCAAATGAGAAGCAAAGAAGACCTCCTCATGCCTTATCAATGAGTTCTTGATACTATACATAATAGATTCTCACTTAGAAACTATCTGAGAAGCAACATCTTGGCTATGGTTTCTTACAAAAGTACAATTTGGCTTGTTTCATTCTTTCCCAGTCATTCATTCAGTTTTTTTATGCCCAATGACAGTCTGTAATCCATAAGGAGAGGAAGGGAGACTATTTGGGGAAAACAGTCCAGGTGTGAATTTCTTGTCAGCGTCAGTTTCTTTTGACTCTACATCAGTTGGATGTCTTGTGCGTGACTATTTTGTTACTCTTCCTAGTGTTCTAAATTGAGttattatttcctttttttcctttttaaggtTGTGCCACACATTACAGATGCTATACAAGAGTGGATTGAGCGTGTAGCACATATTCCTGTAGATGGCAAAGAAGGACCACCTGATGTTTGTGTTATAGAACTGGGTGGAACTATAGGTGAAAATCAACTATAGCTTTCTAAATGGAGAATGAATAACATTATACTGGTTCTTGTAAATCTTGTCGAGCTTCAATTTGCTTAAATATTTCCTATAGTCGTGTAAGTATGCGGTGCAGGAGCCACGTTCTTTTCGCGGCATAACGACAGTGGCATGTTTGATGCAGGGGATATTGAGTCGATGCCATTTATCGAAGCTCTTGGTCAGTTCTCATATCGTGTAGGTGAGAAGCTGCACAGTATTTCATTTAGTACTGTCTTCCTTTTTTCTtatgttttccctttttttccgGGGGTAGAAATGTACAGATATCACCTGAACTATATCATATTTGGAATAAAGTACTTGAACTTCAAAAAGTTTGGATTGTACTACCTACCTCTCTCTGCTATTTATTTCAGAAAATACTGTCTAGTTCTGTTATAACGTAATGGTTTCAATTAGACAAATTGTAAATATTCCATCAAGTTGCAGAATGCTCTGTTTGGTTACAGACTATTACGTAAGAAAGTTCTGAAAAGACCATCAAGTTCTGTCTGTTTTGTAGTTAAATCAAATATACCATAAAGTAAGGTTGTAGAGTCAACATTTTGAAAGTAGGTGTCCATTTCAACATGCTTCATAGATCAGGTATCTTCTGTAGATTTTACctaaattcttttttcttctgaTGGTTCTCTTTTCAGGTCCTGGTAACTTCTGTCTTGTTCATGTCAGTCTTGTTCCAGTTTTAAATGTAGTTGGTGAACAGGTAAATTTCTGTGCACTTCattgtaatatttttgtttatgttTACATATTCTTCACTGACAACAAATATTTAACTTTTTCCATATTAGTTTGGTATTTGGTTTTACTGATAACTTCTTCGTATGTTTTTGTAGAAAACTAAGCCAACCCAACACAGTGTTAGGGGACTAAGAGGACTAGGGCTAACACCAAATATCCTAGCATGCCGCAGTTCTAAGGTCTTGAGCTGGCATACTTTTTGTTTCTTATGTTTACTTCGTTGATCCTccaatttatttcaatttcCTTTTGCTCTAAGATAGTTTTTATTGAATGTTTTTGACAGGCGCTGGATGAAAGTGTAAAAGAAAAACTCTCACAATTTTGCCATGTTCCGGTAGTGTAATCAACACTTTTATGGATATATTTACTACATTGAGTGTCTATTAGGGGGCTATAGCTGATACTAATTGGTACTAAGCATTTTTCAGGCATCAAATATTGTCACTCTTTATGATGTTACAAACATCTGGCGTATTCCCTTACTATTAAGGGTATGCTGtctcttttcattttctgtGATTTCATGTGCTGAATTGTGATGTTCATGCTAATTTatgtcaaaatatatttttgaaaatattctcTCATCCCCTATACAGGACCAAAAGGCACATGAAGCTATTCTGAAAGTACTGAACCTTCGAAGGTacatttatcaaattatttattttttctgatgATAAGCACTTTGATGTTTTCTTGGcaatattcattttttaagGCGCTTGTAATGTATttattttggttaattttatgcAGCGATCCAAGAGTGAGTTGTAAACCAATGCTGGATGAATGGACTGACCGAGCAACAACTTGTGATGAACTGCAGGATCCTGTtagtttctcttttctttctttctttcttttttcccaatcattattttttatctcaGCTGAAACCTTCTTATTCTCTGCTGTGTAGGCTTAAACATTGACTCCTCATTTATGTTTTCAGGTCAGGATTGCAATGGTTGGAAAGTATACTGGTCTTTCTGATTCTTATCTCTCTGTATTGAAGGTAAATACTATTTGTGGGGAGACTTGAGTTTCATTTGACTCATCTTATATTCCATTGAATATTTCTTCCTTATACTGTACAGATGTCTTACTTCGTGACTATGACATGCATACAAATTACAATCAGGGAACTTTTGAATTAATTGGATGGTTTTTTGAGTTTGTCGTTAGTAGATTTTCCCTCATGCCCGTATGTATTGTGTAGCTAGTATTTTTGGGGATCATTAGATAGGTCATGCTTGGAAATGCTTGGAAATTTTTATGTTCGACATATCAAAGTGATGTAAATTACTCATGAATTTATTCCTTTCTCTTCATTCAAGCAACTGCCTCTTTACTTTGAAGTTAGTGTGCGTCTTGCTCTTCTGCCATGTGCAAACTGCCGTTGAACTTGCTCTTTACTCTTTATCTTTCTGCCACGCTGACTCATCtttgaaattttgcaaaataagTGAAGGAAGCGACAAAAATGGTTGTATTTCCTTTATCTGCCTCTTAATTTGCTTCTGAACTGCTTGTAGGCGCTTTTGCATGCATCTGTCGTTTGCCGTAGGAAACTTGTGGTGGATTGGGTTCCTTCTTCTGATCTTGAAGATGCCACTGCTGAAGAGGTATGTTCATTTACCTtgtttctgcttctgcttctattATTGGCTAGCATCCTTGCACTGATATTTGGAAATGATTTCAATTTATAGGCTCCTGATGCATATAAAACTGCCTGGGATCTACTAAAGGTAAGGACAATACTCTATACTCCACTAAAAAGTGCGCGTAAGGAAATTTGGTCCCTGGAATTTGACCTGAACTCTTGAGCTCAATTATAATTTTGTCCCTGAAGTTTGTTCCTTGTTACACATCCTTCCTTCTACCTTTTGAGAAGGTGC
This region includes:
- the LOC109717461 gene encoding CTP synthase-like isoform X2, with protein sequence MKYVLVTGGVVSGLGKGVTASSIGVVLKACGLRVTSIKIDPYLNTDAGTMSPFEHGEVFVLDDGGEVDLDLGNYERFLDIKLTRDNNITTGKIYQSVIHKERKGDYLGKTVQVVPHITDAIQEWIERVAHIPVDGKEGPPDVCVIELGGTIGDIESMPFIEALGQFSYRVGPGNFCLVHVSLVPVLNVVGEQKTKPTQHSVRGLRGLGLTPNILACRSSKALDESVKEKLSQFCHVPASNIVTLYDVTNIWRIPLLLRDQKAHEAILKVLNLRSDPRVSCKPMLDEWTDRATTCDELQDPVRIAMVGKYTGLSDSYLSVLKALLHASVVCRRKLVVDWVPSSDLEDATAEEAPDAYKTAWDLLKGADGILVPGGFGDRGVQGKMLAAKYARENKVPYFGICLGMQIAVIEFARSVMNLRDANSTEFDPDTNTPCVIFMPEGSKTHMGGTMRLGSRRTFFQAIDCKSAKLYGNVSYVDERHRHRYEVNPDMVPEFERAGLLFVGKDQSGKRMEIIELPSHPFFVGVQFHPEFKSRPGKPSALFLGLIAASSRQLGSLLQNLNHNSIPSAKRLLGNGLTPKIYSNGHSKKLTKTLVNGNGNCYANGNGVHY
- the LOC109717461 gene encoding CTP synthase-like isoform X1, which encodes MKYVLVTGGVVSGLGKGVTASSIGVVLKACGLRVTSIKIDPYLNTDAGTMSPFEHGEVFVLDDGGEVDLDLGNYERFLDIKLTRDNNITTGKIYQSVIHKERKGDYLGKTVQVVPHITDAIQEWIERVAHIPVDGKEGPPDVCVIELGGTIGATFFSRHNDSGMFDAGDIESMPFIEALGQFSYRVGPGNFCLVHVSLVPVLNVVGEQKTKPTQHSVRGLRGLGLTPNILACRSSKALDESVKEKLSQFCHVPASNIVTLYDVTNIWRIPLLLRDQKAHEAILKVLNLRSDPRVSCKPMLDEWTDRATTCDELQDPVRIAMVGKYTGLSDSYLSVLKALLHASVVCRRKLVVDWVPSSDLEDATAEEAPDAYKTAWDLLKGADGILVPGGFGDRGVQGKMLAAKYARENKVPYFGICLGMQIAVIEFARSVMNLRDANSTEFDPDTNTPCVIFMPEGSKTHMGGTMRLGSRRTFFQAIDCKSAKLYGNVSYVDERHRHRYEVNPDMVPEFERAGLLFVGKDQSGKRMEIIELPSHPFFVGVQFHPEFKSRPGKPSALFLGLIAASSRQLGSLLQNLNHNSIPSAKRLLGNGLTPKIYSNGHSKKLTKTLVNGNGNCYANGNGVHY